A part of Streptomyces sp. DSM 40750 genomic DNA contains:
- a CDS encoding glucose 1-dehydrogenase produces the protein MGTTVDRLSGRTALVTGGSRGIGRAVSIRLAAEGALVAVHYGHDAVAAKETVEQITSAGGHAFAVHAELGVPGDAATLWAAFDEGLAGHGSGPGLDILVNNAGITLPVEISKVTDAEYDRVFAVNTKAPFFVIQQALGRMREGGRIINISSLATRVAFSWIVAYSMSKGAIDVLTRTLAKELGPRGITVNAVSPGVTETGINPTLKQPEVRARYESASVFNRLGNPEDIADVVAFLASDDARWVTGQCLDASGGLLLGI, from the coding sequence ATGGGGACCACAGTGGACAGGCTTTCCGGCAGGACGGCACTGGTGACAGGCGGCAGCCGGGGTATCGGCAGAGCCGTCTCGATACGGCTGGCGGCCGAGGGCGCACTTGTCGCGGTGCACTACGGCCACGACGCGGTGGCCGCCAAGGAGACGGTCGAGCAGATCACCTCGGCGGGCGGGCACGCCTTCGCCGTCCACGCGGAACTCGGCGTGCCGGGGGACGCCGCCACGCTCTGGGCGGCCTTCGACGAGGGGCTGGCCGGGCACGGCTCCGGACCTGGGCTGGACATCCTGGTCAACAACGCGGGCATCACGCTCCCCGTGGAGATCTCGAAGGTGACCGATGCGGAGTACGACCGGGTCTTCGCGGTCAACACCAAGGCCCCCTTCTTCGTCATCCAGCAGGCTCTCGGCCGGATGAGGGAGGGCGGCCGGATCATCAACATCTCCTCACTGGCCACCCGCGTCGCCTTCTCCTGGATCGTCGCCTACTCGATGTCGAAGGGCGCGATAGACGTACTCACCCGCACTCTGGCCAAGGAACTCGGCCCGCGGGGGATCACGGTGAACGCGGTGTCCCCCGGTGTCACGGAAACGGGGATCAACCCGACCCTCAAGCAGCCCGAGGTGCGGGCGCGCTATGAGTCCGCCTCCGTGTTCAACCGTCTGGGCAATCCCGAGGACATCGCGGACGTGGTCGCCTTCCTGGCGAGCGACGACGCCCGCTGGGTGACGGGCCAGTGCCTGGACGCGAGCGGCGGCCTGCTGCTGGGCATCTGA